In Thermovirga sp., a single genomic region encodes these proteins:
- a CDS encoding IclR family transcriptional regulator — MNSHKKLIWILKRLGEPPYEMGVTELSREIGVSKSGIHKIIRSLAEENLLVQNPSTRKYSLGPLIFRLGNVYSDSKGIWDVSHTIMDSLAKQTGTSVLIGIREGDEPILAYKLGIGDKYIYQGQTGSRFPFNAGALGKLLTAYLPEARIQRILKNRNIEKKTPYTETDPEKLMEEYRKIKKQGYAVSVEENRVGAFGMAAPIRDRHGKVWACLSLVGPRETFTSDVVDEWLSLLRNGADEISRRLGFRGT; from the coding sequence ATGAACAGCCATAAAAAGCTCATCTGGATCCTGAAAAGGCTTGGTGAGCCTCCCTACGAGATGGGAGTTACGGAACTCTCAAGGGAGATCGGCGTGTCCAAGAGCGGTATCCATAAAATCATCAGGTCTCTCGCAGAGGAGAACCTGCTGGTACAAAACCCCTCCACCAGGAAGTACTCCCTCGGTCCCCTTATCTTTCGGCTGGGCAATGTCTACAGCGATTCGAAGGGCATCTGGGATGTCTCCCATACCATAATGGATTCCCTGGCGAAACAGACCGGCACTTCCGTGCTTATCGGCATTCGTGAAGGCGATGAACCGATCCTGGCCTACAAGTTGGGTATCGGCGACAAGTACATCTACCAGGGCCAGACTGGGAGCCGTTTCCCCTTCAACGCCGGCGCCCTGGGAAAACTGCTGACCGCCTACCTGCCCGAAGCCCGTATTCAAAGGATACTCAAGAACAGGAACATCGAGAAAAAAACCCCCTATACGGAGACAGACCCGGAAAAACTGATGGAAGAATACCGAAAGATCAAAAAGCAGGGTTACGCCGTCAGCGTGGAGGAGAACCGAGTCGGAGCCTTCGGCATGGCCGCCCCCATAAGGGACCGGCACGGCAAGGTATGGGCCTGCCTCAGCTTGGTCGGACCCAGGGAAACCTTCACTTCCGATGTGGTCGACGAGTGGCTCTCCCTCCTCAGGAACGGTGCCGACGAGATATCCCGCCGCCTGGGATTCCGGGGCACGTAG